Genomic segment of Gasterosteus aculeatus chromosome 4, fGasAcu3.hap1.1, whole genome shotgun sequence:
ATACATGGCACCATCATCTTTAGCTTCCCACGCAGATGAAAGATGATACAACCAGCATTTTCTTCTTTGCAGTGACTCAATGTTTTAAGCACTTAACTTTTTAGCTGAACCTCGTCAAAGACGGTTCAAACTGAACAGTTTCATCCATTAAAGCACACAAAACTAAAGTGGAGTGCACGATTTTAGTTAGAGaatatctttttatttctcaaaaCGATGCCAAGAAACCACTTAGGGGAACCTTGAGGAACACGTATACGTTTGTTAATACCCTCCCTATTAAATATTGCGTGAGAATAAACATCTGGTCTATTACTGCGTCAAGCTGTCAAAGAGAGGTTCCTTAAGTTGTAAATATTCAGAGAGAAATGGTGGAAAGGAACATTTGGAACAGACATGATAGCAGTGAAACTGTACTTACTGCATTGCTCAAGACAGTGAGTGACGGTGGCAGCAAACTTCACGTTGAGTCTCTTCACCTGTCCAAATACACATTGTGAATGTCTAAACCTGACGGAACATGTGCATTACCTCATAGTGTCCATCAACTACACAGACATACCTGGAGACAAGAGTTGCATGGTTCCCCTTTCAGGTTTAAACCAACAGCATTGTGTTCCTCCTGAGAAAGACCAAAAAAACCTGCTTTGATCAAACATCCCCAACCCACATCTAAGCGGCTTCCACAGACACacctttttacacatttcatgTTGCTGATTTATGTGTCAGATTCTCTTCCCTGATTGAAGACGTAAtcgctttgttttgctttgattaCAATCTGAGTCTTGAAGCTGAGAAATGAAACGTGTTTCTTTCCAGCAGTAAAAAGGTCAAGTACCGGTGCAATCTTTGCGAGCAAGTTGTATCAGCCGCTtcgtggggggggagacggACAAGTCACTAAAAAGGGCTGTTGAATTATGAATACGAGGTGATGTTCAATTTGACACCTACCACGTCCACGGTGTACGTGTCGGTGATCTGGCACGAGGTCGAGCCTTCGGGCTTCACACACAGCCCCACAGAAAACGTTGCTGCGACCTGGGACAACACCTTTACCACTTTCTGGCCCTGTTGTCCCGACACGACCACCTCCCATGCTGGAAAATACAGTCAACAGTTATCGTGCAGCCGTCGTTGAAGAGACCAATGCCACAATACCGCATAACATCATGGATTACATTATCTTTAGGATGTATTGAATATGTTGCTGTAATCGGTCCAAAGAAATACCTTGGAATGTGGGGTCGGCAAAGGGGCACCTTGTCCAGGACTGACGGCCTGCAGTGAACTGGACAACATCGTACGGTGTTATTCAATAGAAATCCAACAGTAACATAAAGCTCATACACATAACGCCTTGGTTCTaacacagaaatgtaaaaatagcCAACGTAAAACACTGTAGTTCCACTGAACCACTGATGAAGTGCAGATAACAACAGCAGCAATGCTTCTGTTTTGTGGTTAGATTACCAGGCAACCCTCACTGCTGAGTTGAGCTACAAAAGATGAGGGCTCAAACACAGCAATTCCATTTTTTTGTGGTTCAAGTGAAGCTTGATCCTTGACTGTGGGGTGTAGCTGTGTGGAGGTGGACAGGTGTAGCAGAGGAGCTGCCAGTCTACTCGCATAATTCCTCAACACAGACTATATTGTTTATTCCTAACAACAACTGTGACCGAGGTCCAAGTTATCATTACCTTCATGCACAGCTGAGGGTGCGGATCCACTTTAGTAAACGTAATCTGTGGAGCAAAGATTGAGGAAATAGTTATTAATTAAATACACAGCGAAGCACTTTTAGGTCAGATGGATTTGGCTTCCAGATGGGCGACGTTCAGCATCACTGCTGGCTGCGGGAGGAGGGTTCGTCCCTGAGAAGGGAACGCTCTGCTGGTGATGCAGAACGTCACCCATGAAGTTTTTGAATAAGTTTGAAATGGCTCTGATTCAATATAAATGCGGTGAAGCAGGAGGTTAAAACAATCTTTTTGGCAACTTTAAACGAAAAGTATGAGTATGAGTGTGCTCATTGAAAACGACTTCACTTCAATCGATTCGTGACCACAACAAGAAGCGGCATAGCCGGCGAGGTAACACCAACTTTGGCGTTCACACGTCAGAGACTCGTACCTTTTTCCTGCTAACATTCTGTGAGCCGTGAGGCAGATCCACGCAGACGCCGTCGGCCCTTTTCTGACACAACACAGCTGTTGCAGCCACAGGGCAGATGGGCTCCCATGATAGCGTCTCCTCCAGGGGATCAAAGTTAATTCCAGACCACAGCTCCCCGAGGCCTGCGGGCGACACGCGATGATCTCAGTCTTTTCAACAAGCATCGAGTCAACCCTGAAATACCACACACCCCCCACGCTCGGATTGACGCAATCGCCTATGAACAAAAATCAATCAAGTGACTCACGGTGTTTAAACGGGCAGATCTGAACTCTCGAGGCATCCGTCACATCCGACCATCCCTACGAGCAATTTATCAGCAAAGGTTCATCCCTTTTTCTGAAAGTCATTactaaaagaaacaaatcacAACTGCTTGAAATGAGTGTTGGCTGAACCGTTACCTCGATGCAGAGGCAGGGCAGAGGTTGGGAGTAGGGGAGGATGGCACTCATGACACGTTCCCCCTTCTTTATCTGAAAGGTAAACATAGCAATATCCAATACAAGCAAGCTGTGACAGTAACCATGAAGATTAAAAGTGGCAACGTGAACGGTTGATACGGATCAGAGAACAGCATGGAATTATTTGGCAATTCCCCTTTTTGCAGAGAATTCAAGGAACTAAGTCAGTGAACTGATTAGAGGTGAACTGAGCAAGCATGAGAAAAGTTTGTGTGTCAAAGGGCACAGCTACACCCAAAATGATCATCATTTGGAGAGATTGTGCGAAGAATTGTAGTACACATAAGCGTGTAAGAGGAGGCTTTCGGTTTAAAGTGAAACAGTGGGACCCACCAGTCTGTGGGCGCCTGTTCCCGCGCAAATAAAATCCCGGTGGCACAGACGGAGGtggtagtcctgatcctccaacATGTCCGACACACTGACTCTCAGCTCTTTCGTCTGTGGGTTTACATCATACGACAGCCGCCCAGCTGAACAAAACAGAGATCAATGTTGGTGAGATATTTTCTCCTTGGCTTTGGATACATACCAAGTAGGCTTCTAATGTTGTTAGTTTAGCGCCCGATGGGCTACAAGTTTATTCAGGCAAAAGGTCGGAGATCACTGGTTCATAATTGTGTGCTTTAGAAATAATGTTCTAATGCCTAGTATGTACTCACTGATGCATTCTGGGACATGTCTGCGCAAATCTTCACTGATGCATGCTGTGGAGGGATAGAATAATGTTTAAAACACTAATAGTCTTTGGCATAAAGCTAAAAAAACGGTATTTGCAACGTTTACTTAATATTCACCTACTACATCACACGGCTGtgaagtttgttttattttgtcgggtcatttcctgttttattttggtcacttacccttcctcatgcgTCACCAGTTCCTCCTAAACTATTTAAGTGTGTTCTAGATCGTTTTgatgatttgatatttattctCTCTTCCTTGGAGAGAGTCAGTCTTTCCAATAAAGACTACAAATCCCGTGACAACGCGTCTGTGTCCTGTGACACTGCAGTTGTCTCTTTAGTTAATCATTAACCTTTATCTTAACAACTGTGTGTCGGTCCCTCTAATGTCACTAGTTCCAATCAATTAAAAGGAAATACTTGTTATGTCTCACAACAGTTGCTCTTGACTTGTTACAGGTTCCATCCTCACTGTCACAAGTGCGCGTTTCTATAGTAATGCAAACATGCACATGACCTCACCCGGAGCGTCATATGTTCCCGTCCAGGTTACGCCGCAGTAGCTCGGCACAGTCTCCACAGTTACTTGCACGCGTTCCCGTGCAGGAATGACAGTGCAGTCATTCTCAACCTCCACCTTTGggaaaaatgtgattaaaaaacAGAGTTGCTGCCAGTCGGGCACAGTTCCAACATTTCTAAGTGGTATCTACGGTACTTGTTTGCACACATATCAAACTACAAAACAAGTTGATGTTTGGAAACCTGGCAACTATTTAGTCCGTGTGTTGGGGGTTTGAAGCTTAAATATGAGGTAAAAAAATACaccacatttcaaaataaaccaaGTCACGTTGGATGtaaggggtgtaacgattcatccactgaatcgattaatcgatttatattcctgcaatccaactgaatcgatctgtgctccgcaaatcggcattccggacgacatatatcgattacaaatcgattgaaatagTACGTAATCGATTGATATCGATACTGCACATTGGCAGCCGCgtgaaactctgaacaacaacaaaaaacagcgtggaggagacgactgcgagcgacgaatctttccagccatctactaaggcgccgtgggattaaacaacgctgACAGTCAGGCCTccagcagcgttaccgctgcagcagcagcaggtaactccagctctgcagacacctcaggcctcgccagcaccaaactcaacatcacagtaacaattgccaagtttatctgtaaagacatgcgaccctacaatgtggttgaaaatacggggttctgtgaattgatccaaacattgtgtaattattgtttaCATTGAAAGTGGCACTCGATTCAAATAAAAGATTAATACATTTgctattaattgttgtttgcttgtttataatatccataattaatttaaacctgatttccttacaagaaacaacagggatctcgtaaactttgcctgcactgtccagtaaagttactgaatcaatttcaagtcactgaatcgaatcgaatcgttctaaattaacccagatcgtccatgaatggaatcggcaaccatgaatcgtgattcgaattgttgttaaaatgaatcgttacacccctagtctACTTTTTTGTATTCAGACTCCAAATGTATGCACACAAATTGTTTGTGCTCAATAATTGTAGTAACATGACAACGCTGGATTTTCACCATGCAATTGCTTGCAACTTCAGTTTAATAGAAATATTTCTTTCATACCACATTAATTATAACGAAATGTCCAAAATAGGTCAAATGGGGCCAGTGGCACTTTGAACAGTACCTTTAGGCCAGAAAGTCGGTGCCTCGACTCCCTTCTGAAGCTGAATATTTGGCAGTTGGGCATCATCCCCGCAGTGACGGTGCAAACGGACAAACCATGAATGGACtctggagagaaaaacatccTAAACTCATAAGGCAGACGAGGGCTCAAGCACACACAGTTATCCATTAACAGCCATTCATGCTGTTCAGCATGAGTTGGCATTGTTTTAACACAGCATGCAGGAAGAAGTATTTTATCACGTTCTGCTGGCTTAGTGGACTTAAGCCTCAATCAAGATCGCAGGGATTTCCCCCTTTCAGCCTGGCAGTGAGGAAAACCATTGAGATTGTTGTGGTGTGATGCAGACGTGGATAACGATGCATGCACTACACGTGAGTTTGGACCCAGACATTATCAGATCTAATTGCCAAAATCAGGAACACAAACCATCAACGTGACGTACTCGTCACGCGAAAGCAGAATTTCAAACATGGGAAGTAGTTTTATAAATGAGACCAATCTGcaccaccctcaacccttcgaAATAGGTCTTCTACGATAACCGCCTGTAACCGACCAAAAACCCCTCTGCTGGCTGCTTTGTTTCGGGCCACTGCAGAAACACGGCAGTGCAACAAGGTGGCCTTTGTGAAGAGGCCACAATACGAATGCAAAGGGCTCATTTCAAGGCAACAAAAACACTGCGATCTTAGTTTGACATGATTCTCAAACTTCTAGAAACTATACACATGAATATTATATTCCACTTGTGCAAGTCGACCCTCCAAAATCCTACCAACTGGACTTTTATAGAGTTACCAGGAGGCACGTTTCTCCATTCTTTTATCCAATCAAATGATAGTTTATAAGGATTTCAAGAATCTGATGGAATTTTCACGTTTTACGTTAATACTGAGTAGCCGGGTGCTTGCACAAAGGTTAAGTGGGTGGACGACACAGCTACAGCTGAATTGGCATTcgtgatattaaaaaaaagaacacggtAAATGTTGAGTGGATTTAAATCGTACCAGTAAGGTTGATTGCCGTCTTGATTCTGAGGTGCAGGGAGCACTTCTGCCTCCCCTCACAGCGCATGACGGTGGAGAGGTCGACGTCGTGGAACACGGAGGAGCGGTTCACACCTTCGCCGGGGTTCTGACACGGAGGAGGAAACCAATCTACGGGGAAATTAACTTCACGTAACTTCCCTTGACACGTATGAGACATCCATGTCATTTTACTCCCCACTCAGAATGGCAAACATTTtcactatgttttttttttctgctgccacAGCTATGAATGCAATTCTGAATCCTGCAGCTTAGTTGGCAACATGACAGTTAAAAATATCCATCATGTGGAATCAAAtcatgtgtgcatgcatgagtgACAATCTGTGTAGCAGATGTGTTTTGACACTCACTGTTGGGCTTCGTCTTGCACTGAAGGCCctacaaggaggaggagaaaaggagtaAGTGAAATAGAAAGTAACCGTTTTCTGTGAATCCTTTTTTCAATAGGAGCTCCATTAATTAAGTCATCCTTGACAAAGAAACGAAAGGTAGCACCACTCAAGTGCATTTTCTCTGCAGGTTGTTATGCTCCAACACGCAGGCAAATATAAAGAGAATAGCAAGCTATTAATCAATTACTTCACGTTTCTTTTGCTTCTGCTTTCATTTAGAAGTAGCAACAAAAAGTCAAACTTCCTCTTGCAGTGATACCTGTGTCGTTTAGCACAGTTTTCCTCGGATAAATTAAAAAGATGTACAGGATACATCTTTGATTATTTATCAGCCAGGAAACATGTGAGTGTCAGTTGTTTCTGCATGTGGGTAGCGCTAAATATAGCATGAATCCTCCATTGTTCTCAAACTATTTTTAGGAAGCACTATTCAGTACCTCGTGACATGCATTCATGTGACCTCAGGTAAATTTCTTCAGGAAGAAAACGTTGGGATATTTGTGGCATTGTTAGCTGCTAAAACAAGACCGTGGTTCTTTTAAAGTTCACTGAGGGAGAAGTAAACATGATACGGTTGAAGTATTATCTACAACGCAACTATATTTGCAGAGGTTTTCCTCCTTAGCCTTCTAGATTAAAGGTCTAGAATAACGGCAAGGAAATTCAAAGCCCAGAAGCCCTCTGCCGTCACGGGTGCATGCAGTATGGATGCACACTTTACATGTCCTTCTTCAGTGAGTCAGTAGGTTCCTTTTCACGGATTATACTTTTACAGCAGATCGTTGATCCTTAAAGTGATGACACATGCGGCGTTCCAGGAAACCCATAGTCAGGATTGACCTCAAAAGCCTAGTCACCTGACAGACGGGTTAATAATAGTAGTAATGGCTTTATAGGTGtcactagtagtagtagtagcactGGGAATTGTGATTGATACAGGCGTATTCCGGTCACCCAAAGAAAACACGAAGCAGCAGAGATACGAGGCTGTGTTAATAGCCGGACCATCAGCAGAACTAGTCTTAGGTCAACAGTACACAACTATATTTAGAAGCTTAGAGAcgtgtttctctttgtctctttgtcccttGGAGGcatgtttctctttgtctctctgcggCTCAGAGGCATGTTTCCCTTCGTCAGTGTTCAAAAGCATGCAGTTTTACCTGAGAACAACTGGTTCCACATTCCTCTATCCGCTCCAATCCCGCGCGGCCGGCTGCAGCTCCATCCAGACCCGAAAAACAGCGAGACATCAGCAAGGCGACCCACAGCAACATTTTCACAAGCCGGTTATTTTGGTTATCTTCCCTCCTCCGAGTGGCAGGCGTCAGGTGAGTCCTGGCCTAGTGTGTGACAGCTGGCTCTCCTGTATATTCTGTGTGCGAGGAGTGCACCACAGCCAagcagagacacactcacactgctGTAAAGACGGGATTGAGGTGTGGCCtcagtgtgcaaaaaaaaaaattctctttGACAGTGTTTGCAATGAGGGTTAGTGTCATATCAGCACTGCACATCCATGTAcctcctttatttttcttttcataaagGGATCTCACAACACTCTTTGAAACATTCTCTTTTACCGGTAGCCTATTGCAGTTCATTCAAGTGGATAGACtgaatctgacacacacacacacacacacacaacaacaaactatACAAACTATACCACCAGAAAATCAGTATCAGCTTTTACTGGAAATGAGCAAAATTTTACaacttacatatttattttactattgCTTCAATTCACACTGTGAAATTCCATTTGGAGAACACAACTGCACCTTTTCCCTCAAAGAAAATGACTTCCACTCACGCAATCTTGAATCTAGTATGAGtcatgaaggtgacggctttgTGTTGTAGTCACACTGTTCAACCTTTTTGAAAACATAATAGCTTGTTTTGAGATTCAGAATGGAAAGGATAAACAAGTTGGGTAGTTAAAAGCTTATAATAGTTG
This window contains:
- the il17rel gene encoding interleukin-17 receptor E-like protein, which encodes MLLWVALLMSRCFSGLDGAAAGRAGLERIEECGTSCSQGLQCKTKPNNWFPPPCQNPGEGVNRSSVFHDVDLSTVMRCEGRQKCSLHLRIKTAINLTESIHGLSVCTVTAGMMPNCQIFSFRRESRHRLSGLKVEVENDCTVIPARERVQVTVETVPSYCGVTWTGTYDAPACISEDLRRHVPECITGRLSYDVNPQTKELRVSVSDMLEDQDYHLRLCHRDFICAGTGAHRLIKKGERVMSAILPYSQPLPCLCIEGWSDVTDASRVQICPFKHRLGELWSGINFDPLEETLSWEPICPVAATAVLCQKRADGVCVDLPHGSQNVSRKKITFTKVDPHPQLCMKFTAGRQSWTRCPFADPTFQAWEVVVSGQQGQKVVKVLSQVAATFSVGLCVKPEGSTSCQITDTYTVDVEEHNAVGLNLKGEPCNSCLQVKRLNVKFAATVTHCLEQCNQTGACGPDVSSRVSLDFGWIILHAAVLFSGIFIFTLALHVLLTVYQKRKQNVIGGCISEKRTDPASDCAVVVLKPQPPGHGGFLIPDSPQCGNTEKANLI